The Cloacibacterium caeni region ATGAATTTTTTCATAATTACTTTTTTTAATTACAATTTGAACTCTAAAAATTGCATTTTTTTGAATTTTCAAATTATTTCATGTTAAATTTTACAAGTTTTATCCATAATTCTCCTTTCAAAATTTGGTAATTTTTCCGTAATTTTGCTCTTCTTCAATTCATTATGATTACAACTCAAGAAATCGATATCAAAAAACATCTTTTCGTAAAAAACGCACATCTTAATAATCTCAAAAACATAGATGTACTGATTCCGAAAAACAAACTCATCGTAATTACTGGTGTTTCAGGAAGCGGAAAATCTTCGCTTGCTTTTGACACGATTTACGCAGAAGGACAGAGACGTTATGTAGAATCTTTGAGTTCTTATGCTCGTCAGTTTCTTGGTAAATTAGAAAAACCAAAAATTGACGACATCAAAGGTTTAGCGCCTTCTATTGCCATTCAGCAGAAGGTAATTTCTAGCAATCCTCGTTCTACTGTAGGAACTTCTACCGAAATTTATGATTACCTGAAACTCCTTTTTGCTAGAGTTGGCAGAACCTACTCTCCTATTTCTGGAGACGAAGTGAAAAAAGATTCGGTGACAGATGTGATAGATTATATCGAAAAAAATGAAGGAAAAACATTTCTTCTGAGAGCGCCGCTTCTTTTTGAAGTCAAAAAATTCAAAGAACAACTCAAAACATTAAAAGTTGCAGGTTTTACAAGATTAGAAATCAATGGAAACCTTGCCAATATTGAAGATTTAGAAAGTTTTGGTTTCGTTCCAGAAGAAAACATGGAAATTCATCTCGTGATTGACCGATTTTCTTATGATAATGATGAACATTTTCTTCAAAGATTGGCAGATTCTGTTCAAATGGCGTTTTATGAAGGTCACGAAACTTGCTCTTTAAAAGAAATTGAAACCGAAAATGTAAAAGAATTTTCTAATAAATTTGAATTAGACGGAATCACGTTCAACGAACCTAATGTTCATTTTTTCAGTTTTAATAATCCTTATGGCGCTTGTCCAGAATGTGAAGGTTATGGAAAAGTCATCGGAATAGATGAAGATTTGGTGATTCCGAATAAAAATTTGTCGGTTTTTGAAGATGCAGTTGCTTGTTGGAAAGGAGAATCTATGAGCGAATGGAAAAGAGATTTCATCAAAAAAGCAAAAGATTTCCCTATTCATAAACCGTATCATCAACTCACAAAAGAACAGAAAAATTATCTTTGGAGAGGCGATAAAAACAAAAACTTCCCGAGTATTGATAATTTTTTCAAAATGCTGGAAGAAAATTTGTACAAAATTCAGTACAGAGTCATGCTTTCCAGATACCGTGGAAAAACTACTTGCCCAACTTGCGAAGGAAAACGCCTTCGTCCAGAAACAGAATATGTGAAAATTGATGGTCACGACATTCAATCTTTGGTAGAAATTCCTTTAGATGAATTGCTTCCGTTGATGAAAAATTTGAAACTCAACCAACACGATGCGGAAATCGCCAAAAGATTAACCTACGAAATCAACACTCGTTTAGAATTTTTGAATAAAGTTGGATTAGGTTATTTGACTTTAAACAGAACTTCTAACACGCTTTCTGGTGGAGAATCGCAGAGAATTAATCTCGCCACTTCGCTCGGTAGTTCTTTGGTGGGAAGTATTTATATTCTTGATGAACCAAGTATTGGTCTGCATTCACGAGATACCGAAAATTTAATTGAAGTTCTTAAAAATCTTCGTGATTTAGGAAATACAGTGATTGTGGTAGAACATGATGAAGATGTGATGAAAGCAGCGGATTATATTATAGACATTGGTCCTGAAGCTGGATTTTTGGGTGGTGAATTGGTTTTTGCAGGAAATTTCAAGGAATTGAAAGGTGCAGATACTTTGACCTCGAAATATTTAACGGGAAGATTAGAAATAGAAGTCCCAAAAACCAGAAGAAAACCGAAAGAATTCATCAAAATAAAAGGAGCAAGACAGAATAATCTTAAAAACATAGATGTAGATGTTCCTTTGGAAGTTCTTACCGTAATTTCGGGCGTTTCTGGAAGTGGAAAATCTACTTTAATGAAAGAAATCCTTACGAATGCCATTCAGATAGAATTAGGAATGGGCGGTAAAAAAGCAGATTACGATTCGGTGGAATTTCCTAAAAAAGTGATTCAAAATATTGAATTGATTGATCAAAACCCAATCGGAAAATCTTCTCGTTCTAATCCTGTCACTTATTTGAAGGCTTATGACGACATCAGAGACCTTTTTGCGAAGCAGAAATCTGCAAAAGTTCAAGGGCTGAAACCAAAACATTTTTCTTTCAACGTAGATGGTGGAAGATGTGATGAATGCAAAGGAGAAGGTGTAATTACTGTTTCAATGCAGTTTATGGCTGATATAGAATTAGAATGCGAACATTGCCACGGAACACGTTTCAAAGATGAAATTCTGGAAGTAAAATATGATGAAAAAAATATTTCTGACATTTTACACATGACTGTAGATGAAGCACTTGAATTTTTCTCAGAAAACCACGAAGAAAAAATTGTAACCAAACTAAAACCACTTCAAGACGTTGGCTTGGGGTATTTGCAATTAGGGCAAAGTTCTTCTACGCTTTCTGGTGGTGAAGCTCAAAGAGTAAAAC contains the following coding sequences:
- the uvrA gene encoding excinuclease ABC subunit UvrA; this encodes MITTQEIDIKKHLFVKNAHLNNLKNIDVLIPKNKLIVITGVSGSGKSSLAFDTIYAEGQRRYVESLSSYARQFLGKLEKPKIDDIKGLAPSIAIQQKVISSNPRSTVGTSTEIYDYLKLLFARVGRTYSPISGDEVKKDSVTDVIDYIEKNEGKTFLLRAPLLFEVKKFKEQLKTLKVAGFTRLEINGNLANIEDLESFGFVPEENMEIHLVIDRFSYDNDEHFLQRLADSVQMAFYEGHETCSLKEIETENVKEFSNKFELDGITFNEPNVHFFSFNNPYGACPECEGYGKVIGIDEDLVIPNKNLSVFEDAVACWKGESMSEWKRDFIKKAKDFPIHKPYHQLTKEQKNYLWRGDKNKNFPSIDNFFKMLEENLYKIQYRVMLSRYRGKTTCPTCEGKRLRPETEYVKIDGHDIQSLVEIPLDELLPLMKNLKLNQHDAEIAKRLTYEINTRLEFLNKVGLGYLTLNRTSNTLSGGESQRINLATSLGSSLVGSIYILDEPSIGLHSRDTENLIEVLKNLRDLGNTVIVVEHDEDVMKAADYIIDIGPEAGFLGGELVFAGNFKELKGADTLTSKYLTGRLEIEVPKTRRKPKEFIKIKGARQNNLKNIDVDVPLEVLTVISGVSGSGKSTLMKEILTNAIQIELGMGGKKADYDSVEFPKKVIQNIELIDQNPIGKSSRSNPVTYLKAYDDIRDLFAKQKSAKVQGLKPKHFSFNVDGGRCDECKGEGVITVSMQFMADIELECEHCHGTRFKDEILEVKYDEKNISDILHMTVDEALEFFSENHEEKIVTKLKPLQDVGLGYLQLGQSSSTLSGGEAQRVKLASFLVKGATTEKTLFVFDEPSTGLHFHDINKLLKSLQALIGLGHSVIVIEHQPDIIKSADYIIDIGPDAGKHGGEVVFAGTPEDLAQDKFSRTAKFVAEKL